The following coding sequences are from one Haliotis asinina isolate JCU_RB_2024 chromosome 3, JCU_Hal_asi_v2, whole genome shotgun sequence window:
- the LOC137276929 gene encoding expansin-YoaJ-like encodes MDIIHWRVAAALIWYLGSVHAYNKAVLGLYVQRFRGEGTYVGRGQSGSCQMGPEFPPVATHPRIKSLVAINAEQYSGSLACGMCFRVLGTGVGTGSDPIKGDFYVFVNDICPECKEGDIDLAEEGDGSWEVEIQAVQCPVGNTKIEYKFQGSNPWYIKLQVRNARLPVNSILVDRDGQPEPMKHTSDGFWELSDGLIELPIKLEMTSINGESIRDIITRIENDVIIHGENGVQFNRDNRLPHA; translated from the exons ATGGATATTATTCATTGGCGTGTAGCAGCAGCCTTAATTTGGTATTTGGGAAGTGTCCATGCTTACAACAAAGCTGTTCTTGGTTTGTATGTTCAGAGATTCCGCGGGGAG GGCACCTATGTTGGAAGGGGACAATCCGGATCCTGTCAGATGGGGCCAGAATTCCCTCCTGTAGCTACCCATCCTCGGATCAAGAGCCTGGTGGCTATAAACGCAGAGCAATATTCGGGATCTCTTGCATGTGGAATGTGCTTCAGG GTGCTTGGTACAGGGGTGGGTACTGGATCAGATCCTATAAAAGGAGACTTCTACGTCTTCGTCAACGACATATGTCCGGAATGTAAAGAAG GCGACATTGACCTCGCAGAGGAAGGTGATGGAAGTTGGGAGGTGGAGATTCAGGCTGTGCAGTGTCCAGTCGGAAACACCAAAATAGAGTATAAGTTCCAAGGGAGCAACCCATGGTACATCAAGCTCCAGGTCAGGAACGCAAG ACTTCCAGTCAACTCTATTCTGGTTGATCGCGATGGACAACCAGAGCCAATGAAGCACACGTCAGATGGGTTCTGGGAGCTAAGCGATGGACTGATAGAACTCCCCATCAAGCTGGAGATGACTTCAATCAACGGAGAATCTATCCGCGACATCATAACAAGGATAG